A region of the Mus caroli chromosome 7, CAROLI_EIJ_v1.1, whole genome shotgun sequence genome:
AGCCTAGCCAGAGGGTCAGCTCTGCAGTTAGGGTTCAGGCATTCTCAGGATTATAAAAAGAATTCTGTGGTTTGGTTCTTCTGAGGCGATATTGCTTAACAATTAGTGTAATCGTATTACAAACAATTGTGCTAAAATCACATGCAGGAAGAAAAATCACCCTGAACAACAGCAACCAGGAAACAACAGGGAAAGATCCACATGTGGTCAAAAGAGATGAGGAAGTCTGGGCAGTAAAAAGTGCTGGCATACGAGAGGTGGTGCGcacgtgcatgcgtgtgcgtgtgtgcgtatCAGTCAGGATCACATACCCATTCCTGGGCTCATAATGATGTCTGCTTTGGGCTCCTTAGGATGTGGCTCTGAATTACCTCCTCATACTCTGCAGGCTCATGTGTGTGAACACTCAGTCCCTAGATGCTGAGTCTTTTCTGGGGTTTCTCGGGAGGTAGGTTACCTGGCTTTTAAGGACATGCCGCCACTTCTGGTCTCAACTATTCACCAAGCTTCCCAGATACGAAAGCCAGCACCttcaagtgcttgctgtcagggTTTACCTGGTTTAGGCTGCTCCCACCACCACGCCTTCCCTCCCATAGTGAACTGAACCCCCCTTCCCTCAAGGGGTTTCTATCAGGTGTCTCATCCTGGCAATGATACAGCTAGTACCCATGATGCAAAGCTAATCCTCACACAAGAGAAGGGGTACAGACCCCTCTGCTGTGTAACTATTTCCTTCTCATTATAATATCccttcatggggctggagagtaaGCTCAGTACTGAAGGGCCCTTGTCGCTCTCACAGAGGACTCAGGATGATCCCCAGTATGCACCGGGTGATACACAGCTATCTCTAACTCAAGTTCTATGCTATGGGCCCTTccctgacctccttgggcaccagatacacacatgcatgttgcacacacatacatgcaggcaaacacataattttttttttacatccctccttggagggaggagggaggagtgagGGTCATAAGAAAGCAGGAAGTTTGGAAAGTTACAAATTCACAAGGCCCCTCCCCCAGGTCATCCAATCAGTAAACAATCCTTAAGAGAGAGGAGACTTCACTAGAGCTGCCTGTGGGTTGTAAAACGGGGgcatggggtaggggtggggctccAGGGATCAGCTAGATTTGGGTGGAATCATTTCTTCAGACTGCCTTTGGTGCCCTATCTGGAGTGAACAGACATCTGTTCACATCACTCCATAAAAAGTCACACAACACCTTCGCCTGCATGCAGTGCTGAGGGTCAGGCTGGCCCAGGACTAGAAATTGTCCTATcagaaaataaagcataaaagGTATGGGCAGGGGTGGCTGTTTGATACATGTTTGGCCACTTCCAGACTTCTGATGTTCATGTTACAAGGCCGCACCCGGCCACCCAAAGAGGCGTGCAAAATGGGAGAGACTGCCCCAGCTATTAGACTAGGAGACCTGGGCTCAGAGAGGGAAGACTGACTTGACTTCTCAGGCAGGAAAGAACTGAGCGAACCTGAGTGTTCCCATAAGAAAAGTCCTTGCTTTGTGTCTGACCTCACATACTCAGGTTGTGAGACTTAAAAGCTGTGGTAGGTCTCTCCTCTCTGGAATGGGCTTGATGAAGTAGTAGTACTGCCGTGCCCTCACCGTGCCACCCCAACTGGGAAAACAGGTCCGAGGCACAGGTCAACAGAAAAGAAGACTAAATGTCAGGACCTAGAGCACACCTTCGCGCTTCCTTGATCTCTGCTCAGGTCCAAGGCCAATGTCTGAGATGATGACAGGGCTCAGGTCCTAAAGGTCCCATGAGGAAGCAGGCTAGGGATGTTGACACCTATATAGGTGCATGAATAGTCCAGACATCTGTGCACAAGTGTGCACAACCACATGTTCCTATGCACATGTGCTGACATTCTGTACTTCAAAGCCACAATTACCCAAAGTCAGGGTCTGGTACTTCCTAACTTCCTCCCAGGCAAGATAACGCTCAGATGTCTCCATGACCCctcaaattaaattttaaaaggagttATTGGCACTGGGCCTATTTGAGACCTTGAAGTTTCAAAGACAGATGGGGACATGGAGAAGTTGCATAGGCTATCTCTGGGGCTGGGAGACCAGCCGGGATTGGTGGTAGTTCTGGCCCAAGGAGGGCTCAAGATGCAAGAGTGCACTATAGAGTGCAGAATGGAAGATGCACGGGGTGGAGCTCAGGGTGCAGAATGCACATTGTACATATGGTGgttaatattacatttaaaagtttAGACTCACTgcttgaaaaaccaaagcaaaatatgCCTCTCAGACGAAAGCCCCTAGCTTGTGCGGGCTGTACACTAACAGTCCATctacttcctctttctcccagaTATTGAAGACTATTCTGAAATTGGCCTTGTAAAATTTGCTGTAAAATTTAGTTATTAGACTAACTGAGATTTCTGCTTTTGTAATTCATCTTGCTTCCTCTGCTCAAAGGATGACTAGGACAACTTCAAGACATATATGTTAAAAATTTATGCTCCGGCCTACATGTAAGCAGGCTACATGCAATCTTGTGGGGTTTGCCTTTAAAATCTCTGGGCTGATAATACATCTTGGAAGCGATCTCAGGAGCAGACCTGGCCCCAATCAGTCTGGATGCCAGtatctaaaataaaaagcctctttttattaaaatgtattcatggTCACGCTTAATCTCTGAGCGACCCCCAGACCCCTAACAGTAGGGTGCGCGGTGTACGGTGCAAAATGTGCACTAGAGTTCCTGGGCAGAGACCGGTTCTCTAGTAGGGGAACTCGCAGACGAAGTAGAGGCGCCGCTCACAGTCATGGTCCCACCAGGAACCGTCGTCTGAGGCCTGGGCCACGCAGTTCTCCAGGACGCCGCCATTGGGCTGATCCGGGCTGAGTGGATGTGTTGCCGCACTAGGCTGGGCGCCGGACTCCAGGCTGAATGCGCGGTGCCAGGCGAAGAAAGACACGCGCTGGCCGTTCTCGAAAAGGTAGAGCCCCTCGGAGCGCCGATCGTGCACTCCCAGCCACACCGGCCAGTTGTAGGGGGCGAGAGCGGCGCGTAAGTACCGGCTTAGCGCATCCATTTGCTGGCGGTCCGCAGGCTGCGCTAAGCTCCCACCTCGGGCCTTGCACCGCGCCTGCGCCGCCGCCTGGGTCTCGAAGTCTCGCGAGAGCAGGAAGCACTTGTGGCCAAGGCGCAGGCCCTTCAGGCAGCCTGTGTGTAGGGTGAGGCGGAGTCAGAACGTTGCGGGTAGGAGGGGGCGAGGCCAAAGCTATACCTTTAGGTGATCAATGAGGTGGAACCAAGGTtgcaggaggggagagagggcgGGGCCGGTAGGTAGAGGGAGGAGCCTGAGCGGACGAGCGATGCCTGGATGGAGGGCGGGGCCAGGTGAAGGCGGGTCATAAGAAGGATGGCCaatgaggtggaggcaggcttaCTGAGGGCGGGGCCAAAGAGCTGAGGCCCGGAAACCAATGAAGCAGAGCCAGGACTGCAGGGGGCGTTTTTAAAGCGATGGGGGCTGAAAAGAGGCGGAGTCAAAGTTAGAACCGCCTTGACAAGTGAAGCCCAGACGGGAGTGCTGGGGGCGTGGTTAAAAGGAGACAAACCCTTCAGGGGTGGAAAACCATCAGGAGGAGCCAAAGCGCTGAGGACAGAGGAGGCGTGGATAGTAGGAGGGATTAGAACTTCTGTGACCAGTGAGGCCTGGCCAAGCTGTCAGGGGCAGAGCCAATGCTTTGGTGGGTTGAAAAGGGTGGGGCCAAGGGGAGCCTCGTTAGAGCAGTAGTGTCTTAGTGAGGTAGAGCCAAGGCCTTCGGGGGCGTGGCCAAGGTGTAGGCGGTTCCAGACTATGGGTGGGGCTTTCAGGGTGTGGCACAGGTTGGAGCAAGAAATGTCTCACCCACCTCACAATCCAGCTCTAGATGTGCCTGCACCTCCCAGTTCTGTGTGGACCCTCTGGTATCCTGATACCCGTTTTCTCCAGGTCTTCAGACCTCCATGGGTCCCCTCCTCCCACCTAGGCCCTCTTGGTGCTGATGAGACTCACCCTCCAAGCGGCCATGCTCCCGCTCAGCACGGTCCTGGACCTCCTTCAGGGCTTGCACTGAGTCGCGGGTGTCACTCGCAGCATCCCGCAGCTGCCGCAGCCCCTGGGTCAGCTCAACCACACGGGTGTCCAAAACGTGCAGACGGACGTGCAATTGGTGTAGGCCTGCATCGAGGCTGGCCAAGCGGCCCACTGTGAAAAGACAGAAGGCACAATTAGAGGCACAATCAAGGGCTCTAAGGATATGGAAGGGCACGGCCCTCAGACTCCCAAGAGCGGGATGGATAAGGCGATCTGTGGGATGTGTGACCATGTCTATGAAGTTCAGTGGGTTAAACTCTTGACAGGCAGACACATCTGGGGACCTTGGGCCCCTCTGATGTGTCTGGCCTCCGGGTTGGGTCAGTGCTTGACAGACAGGCCACCCTGGCTTCTGAATACTCACAGATGTAAGTGACAGTGTCCTCTGGTGTGGGAGAAGGGCTGGGGAAAGGGTTGGGACTAGAAGAAGATGCTGTGgtggtttcctcttcctcttcttccccttgaGTCTCTGTAGTCTCCCAGACCTCTTTGTCTTCAGGGTTTTCAGCAAGATTATCCTCATTTCCCACCCCAGTGGGCAGCCCTAGGGCCTCCTGGAGATTCTGGGTCAGAGAATGCATGTCAGTTTCCTTCCCGCCTACCCTCTCAGCTCTTTTCTGAACCCATTGTTCCATCTAAACCCCTTTACTTTTCTTTACCCATCTGAACACTTCATCCCAAGCCCACAGTGCCCCTCCAACACTCACCTTCAACATCTGTGACTCccgctctctctcctcctccagggcacctccccagcctccctcccactctctcccagGGCCTCGGGCTCCATGACCAAAACTCAAAAGCTGAGGGACCACTAGGGCCCCCAAGAGCCAGGCTGCCTGCATCCAGCTGggcttcccagcacccaaatagtAGAGGTCAGAATGCCAGGGGTAGGACTTGGGTATAGACCTAGCAAGTGTCCCAGTCTGGTGGGCAGCTCACAAGCCCCTTGGACCTTCTTTCTGCCAggctttctcttctgccttctctcctgatCTGCTCTGTCTCAACTTTTGGTCTCCTCAGCTTCTCTTGGTGAGTCTCCCCGCCCCTCTTGGCTTCCAGGAGGCTCTGCCTCTGTGGCCGGAAACCTCCAACGTTCCAAAGCCTGATCCCGCCTTGGGTctacccacacccaccccttgcCACTTTCCAGACCTCTGCTTctgccctctttcctcccttttgcAAGTACAAGCACTTAGATGGATAAAAGGAAGATGGGGAAAGTTCTCCAGGACATCCTGGGTACTGGTGGGCCTCAGTCTTGGTCCAGGAAGCTTCTCAGAACAAAGCAGGCTATGATAGGATGCCAGCTTTGGACTGTTCACTTCTCTCTGTCTTGGCCATTCCTGAGGAGGGGCCACACTGCAGAGAGTATGCTAAGGTTGTTATTATCATGTGGTCACCACTGACCACACAGCCTAACAACGGGGACTCTTCTAACATTCTCAGGCTCCGGGGCTCTCCCAACCTCTACCCAGATGGCCTGTCCTAGCCCTACCAGCCcttgtgtgtgcctgcttgtggGGATATGTGTGaacagcatgcatgtgtgccgCTTAAAAGGTGTAACTCCAAGATTGTCCTGCAGGCCAGGCCCTGAGCAGGTTGAtgctggggtgggaggggtgggagtgagCCCAGTGGTTCCCCCATcaagggaggagaaggggttGACAGTCAGAGCAGGTATCTCCAGTATGTATACTAACCAAGCACTGGCCGTGAGTAGAGAACCCTCTGCAAGCTGCCTTATCCCAGCCTGGACCACTGCAGTGGCCTCCCCTTGCTCTCCCTCCTTCTACAGAGCCCCTCCAATCTGGGCTGCTTGCCTGCCGCAGCCAGAGCAATCCTTCCAAACCATAAATCAGATCACATTACTCCCCACGCCCCTGCCTCCTCACCTTCCCATCAGAAGCAGGAGAGAAGCCAAACCCCGGCCTCCTCGGTCCTCAGTGCAGCCTGCAGGGCTGGGGCCTGGGAGAGAACTGTTTTTCTGCAGTCTCACCTCATCTCCCCTCACCCTCCATCGCCACTCTGTCCTTCCTAGCCTTTTCCTCCTTCTGCAAACTCTTCCCTCAGCTCTTTCTCATTACTGAAGCCTCAGCTCTGACCACCATATGAAATGCTTCCTCAAAATGCCCCCTTTTCTTCTAGGTATGATCCAACCAGTATGGGCTGGTTTATTTATATCTGTCTCTTGCAGACCAAGGCATAGATTTTGGGGCTACTTCTGTATCCCCAAATCAAAGCAGGGCTTCCTAACACCTAGTTGGTACTCAGTTAAACTGATGAATAAGACCAATGTTATAACAGCTTGGTAAAAGGCCTTAAAAATCAGACTTTTGTGTTTAGGTTGCACCAGAGTTCTCAAGGTGTCTGCCTGAGTGCAGGCGCTATGGGCAGTGGAAGGTTCCAATGCCAGGAGAGTAGATGGCCATGCCTTACCCACACCATGCCAGGCTCATGAGTCCTGCAGAGCTTTAGTCCCACAGGTCCTGCCAATTCATGAACCAAAGATCTAGGGGCCCAGGGTTTGCAAGGAAAAAGCCAAGAAGCTCAGAGAGGAGGAGACATGGAAGCCTTATGGAGGTCACGGGTGTGGCATCATGTACCAAGGCCACTGGCTCCAAGCAGGTACCTCACATCTGCCCTCAGCTGCTGTGAGCCCCATGAGGGGCCTTGTAAAGGAACACACCAGTTTTCAAGAAAGCCTAGTACGCAGAGGGCAGAGTGACCTTGGGCAGCCAACTGGCTTCTTGGAGCCTCTCCGATGCTCATCTGTAGCACAGAGGTCTCTCTTCGGAAGCTGGAGACCTCCATATAATGCAGAGGGGCTTTGTAAACTGTAGAATGCCTCATAGCCGCTCAGTGTATGTACCAGCACCAGCAGCTGTTCTCCATGGGCGCAGCTGCTCGGCACCTGGGTGGGTGCATCAAGATGAGGGCCTCTCTGAGCTGGGTACCAACTCCAGCGTATCCCAGGATGCCCCAGAGAAGCTGCAGCTGaagacaaacccagaaactaCCTAGAACAACCCTCTGTAGGAGCTGGTATTCCCTAGTGGCCCTGGGGACGCTGCTGGGCAAAGTGGAAGTCATGGCTGAAGAGGGCTGAAAGATGCTGAAtgaatctgccttcctctgtgaaTGTACCAGGTAGGAGAAAGCTGACTACATGCACACAATTAgctttgtgtgtccatgtgtgtgaaaTTGGAGGGGTTATAGAATGCAGAAGGGTATACATCTTCAGGTATGTTCTTTGAAACACCATAGCAGGCCTGTGGAGAAGATGGAGACAGCCTTCTGTGTTCTTCATCCTTGATACCACCTCTTTATAGCTGGGTGGCCTGGGCCAAATTACTTAGCCTTTCTGTGTGCTTTGACAGGAAAGAAGTCCCTGAACCTGGCACCTAGAGTATACTCAAGGATAGCTGTGGGGCGGGGGGTGTGCTGTGGGCAGGGTGTACAGTCAAACAGGCATAAACACCTGTGATGACCAGTGGAGTGGGTGAGCTGGCTCAGACAGCACACAGGTCTGTCTACCGTGCTTCTTGTAGGCAGATCTAAGTATGCAGTTGGAGTATGGTGTAGGTCAATCTTGCATGGTGCTGTCGGTATGCTGTGACACAGGGGTGTGGCATTGTGCATGAAGCTGGGTGTGTGTCTCTGGTTGTGTGTACTGGGCAAGCATGCCCTAAGGAGTAGGTAGCTGTGGCTATGCTTGGTTTACAGGACCAGCTTGGGGGAAGGGGTATGTGCCTCAGGTACTTCCACGTATGTGAGCTCATATGGAAAGTTATGTGCATGTGGGgaggggtatgtgtatgtgtgttggggtggaggGGGTGAAGGTACACACATTTCGGGGTACAGGACCGGAATCTATAACCCACAGTATTCGATTTGGGAACATACAGACTCTACAAATACAAATAGCACCCCACCATGTGTAGAAAGGGTGGGGAGCAATCTGGAGGAGGGGCTCCCCTAGGAAGAGCAGGATCCCACTAGGGGTACATGGGGGTGAGCAGGGGTGGAGTCTGGGTttggggatggggcagtggaGATGAAGGGTGGAGGAGGGCGAGGGGAGGGGGTGGAGCCGCGTGGAGGGGGGGAGAATGGGCGAGGTTTGGGGGCTCAGGGAGGGGCGATATCTCTCTGCGGGCTCccggagggaggggagagggcggagggaggggagggagggagagagaggagagctagagagagagagagagagagagagagagagagagagagagagagagagagagagagagagaccgggtGAGGGAGAGACAGCGAGTGCGAAAGAGAGCGAGCCGGGTGGCAGTGGAGGCGCCGAGCAGGAGCAGGCGGCGGCGCGGCGGCCcctggcagaggaggaggaggaggcagagccgGAGGGAGCCGCGGCGCCCGTAGCCCGGCCGGACCCCAGCCCCGGGGCGGGCAAGGAGGGGCGCGCGGGCGCGGCAGAAAGGGGGGCGCGCTGCGGATGGCCGGGCCCGGCCCGCGGGGGGGGTGAGGTCCGCGGCCCCCCCGCCCTCCCCCCGGCCCTCGCCCGCCCCCTCCCCGGCCCGCTCGCCCTCCGGGGCGGTGGGGCATGGCCTGAGGGTCCCCCGTattcgggggggtggggggtggggggaggggggaggggccgCGGGCGCCGCCGACCGGGACTCAGCAGCCCCGCCAGGCAGGTAAGGGCACGGGGCACTACAGGGAGGTTCTGGGGTAGAGTGCAATTGCGAGAACTGGGGTTGCGGGAGAGGGCGGAGGCGCCCCGGATGTCCTTGGCCTGGCGCCGGCTCCGGCCTGGGTGTACATTtagggtgtgtgtatgggagggGGGGTGAGGGTGTGGAAGGTAGCATGGCCCCTAAGGGTGACATCAAATTGGGTTGCGACCCGGTCCCGAGTGCCACGTCCCAGATCGTATCCTTGCTAGGAGGGTGTGCCCCATCCCCCACGTGCTGCGCCCCCTAAGCCGAACTGGTCTCCGTGGCTCTCCGGGGCCAAGACTGGGTCCTGGTCCCCGCCTCCCAACCCGGCTCGGCCACTCCCCCGCCTCGCCCACCTCAGCACACCTGGGCCCCTCCCCTAGGTCACCCTGGTCTCCAACCACTCCAACCCAGGGTCTGGGCCAGAGCCTCCTACGACGCCTGGACCCGGCGCCCCTTCCAGGCGTCTGTAGTTCCTTCCCACCCGCGCCTCGCGTGCCCATCGCGCCTCAGGTTCCTTCTCCGCAGGCCGGCGCGCCCCCTCTGCTCCCGCCCCCAGTCCCAGCTCCCTCTCCCGACCCAGGGCTATTCTTTCACCAACCTCCCTGCTCCCGCCTTCCTCCACCTCCATTCATTCTCCCCGGGCCCGGCTCCTGGCCACGCCAGCCGTCCCCTGTCCCCCCGCAGCCTCTCAGggcaccccctctctccccttagCCACCCCCCCTCGCCGATTCCTCAGCCCGTCTCGGTACCAGCTGCGTGCCAGCTATTCTTAGCCGCCGAGCTTTTGATTCATGCCGCCCCGGCGGAGTGTGCCCGCTCCCTCCCTCGAGGCCGGAGGGGGAGGGGCCCCGAGCTGTCCTGGGTGTTGGGGCAGTGGAGCCCGCGCTATGGGGGACCTAGCCTTTGCTGACCTTTTATCCCACCTGCCACCCCATTCCTGCAGAGCTGGGGCTGCAAAGGGGATGTCAGCCAGGGTCAGCCGAGGGGGAGTGGCTGAGGTCACACTGCCAGGCGGGATGTGGTGTAGGGCGGTCAGCAGACTGAGCTGAAGACCCGGGTCTCCTCCCGAGCCCAGCGGGTTGAGCCACAAGGCAGGGTACCTGGGATGGGGTGCTTCAGAGCTCGGTCCCCGCGAGGGGGAGGGTTCCTCAGCCCGTGGTTAGA
Encoded here:
- the Clec11a gene encoding C-type lectin domain family 11 member A, whose translation is MQAAWLLGALVVPQLLSFGHGARGPGREWEGGWGGALEEERERESQMLKNLQEALGLPTGVGNEDNLAENPEDKEVWETTETQGEEEEEETTTASSSSPNPFPSPSPTPEDTVTYILGRLASLDAGLHQLHVRLHVLDTRVVELTQGLRQLRDAASDTRDSVQALKEVQDRAEREHGRLEGCLKGLRLGHKCFLLSRDFETQAAAQARCKARGGSLAQPADRQQMDALSRYLRAALAPYNWPVWLGVHDRRSEGLYLFENGQRVSFFAWHRAFSLESGAQPSAATHPLSPDQPNGGVLENCVAQASDDGSWWDHDCERRLYFVCEFPY